The Lycium ferocissimum isolate CSIRO_LF1 chromosome 1, AGI_CSIRO_Lferr_CH_V1, whole genome shotgun sequence genome includes a region encoding these proteins:
- the LOC132052566 gene encoding peptide methionine sulfoxide reductase A1, whose protein sequence is MLLKTCIPSTITTTTTSFSKPSSLLPSFSKNLHKVSTFPQTSKTPSLYSSPKMSWLNKLGLGARAGADTTPIDSSSSSAIPQGPDDDIPAPGQQFAQFGAGCFWGVELAFQRVPGVTKTEVGYSQGYLHNPTYEDVCSGTTFHSEVVRVQYDPKECNFDSLLDVFWDRHDPTTLNRQGNDVGTQYRSGIYFYTPDQEKAAIEARDIQQKILNRKIVTEILPAKKFYRAEEYHQQYHAKGGRFGSKQSADKGCNDPIRCYG, encoded by the exons ATGCTCCTCAAGACTTGCATCCCttccaccataaccaccacCACTACTTCCTTCTCCAAACCCTCCTCTCTTCTTCCCTCCTTTTCCAAAAACCTCCACAAAGTTTCCACTTTTCCACAGACTTCCAAAACCCCATCTCTTTACTCTTCACCAAAAATGAGTTGGCTCAACAAATTAGGTTTGGGTGCTCGTGCTGGTGCTGATACCACCCCAATtgactcttcttcttcatctgcaaTTCCACAAGGACCTGATGATGATATCCCTGCACCAGGCCAACAATTTGCACAATTTGGTGCTGGTTGTTTTTGGGGTGTTGAATTGGCTTTTCAGAGAGTGCCTGGTGTTACAAAGACTGAGGTTGGGTATTCACAAGGGTATTTGCATAATCCTACTTATGAAGATGTATGCTCTGGGACTACTTTTCATTCTGAGGTTGTTCGAGTTCAGTATGATCCTAAGGAGTGTAACTTTGATTCCTTGCTTGATGTTTTTTGGGATCGGCATGACCCTACCACCCTCAATCGACAG GGTAACGATGTTGGCACCCAATACAGGTctggaatttacttttataCACCTGATCAAGAGAAGGCAGCAATAGAAGCACGGGATATACAGCAAAAGATATTGAACAGGAAGATTGTTACTGAGATTTTGCCCGCTAAGAAATTTTACAGAGCCGAGGAATATCATCAGCAGTACCATGCAAAGGGGGGTCGGTTTGGCTCAAAGCAGTCTGCTGACAAAGGGTGCAATGATCCCATCCGATGCTATGGTTAA
- the LOC132052573 gene encoding histone-lysine N-methyltransferase, H3 lysine-9 specific SUVH5-like isoform X1, which produces MQIFVLAETSPSKMLGKRVYQSVDTRSPSTFKHLKVDTTRTFPENCGPFVRQTSGSRIPIYPEFPSTTKRVKVDSMRNFPEKCGPCVPQKKIGSGTQCSVDAEIKSCSEVAMNVIESAEPISVFVPTEWEAEAKDMQIDFPPILGQAKKNDFVATGVPPEEVGNSSHVKTSCQPTNGNQKKNLMQDESTQQHRRDWSIKVGPIENGPELPAIVAPENLIGSQTEPSKETSRSDHHEKFSDDESRSAVDDDEICILSPFEWNSLNLSLKFRSAGKKDGKGEIMQAKASRCLESLGKCMINTEDAVDFEPDWDQCESIVMKKPIRTGVSQEDSRNSAVMCGVSNHGFLTEYEHTQKVKEVRETLKLFDDLYTKLLRENKAEKHEGQSKRCLHIEAAMSLKNQKKWVNCEWTFGHVPGVKIGDQFRFRAELVMIGLHHQFIKGIDYANINGKDVATSIVDSGRYENEALSSQTFIYVGQGGNPKVYVNARMEDQKLERGNLALKNSMELGNPVRVICGRKRMNGKKSDIRYIYDGLYTVTKCWQEKGPTRKYVFKFELKRNLDQPKLTRELVSRPANLGKVNHFRANVNKARKSVTEVMQSEFVVDYDVSQGKEKLPIPAVNAMDDEKPPPFTYITSMQYPDWFYISRPQGCSCTSGCSDSKQCCCTSRNGGEIPFNKRGSVIRAKPLVHECGPSCKCPPSCKNRVSQHGPRYHLEVFKTESRGWGLRSRDNVSSGSFICEYVGELLDEKEAEIRTDHDEYLFDVGNYDEEFPKRNAVRNKKFKVESNSVKRKDEDGFTLDAAKYGNVGRFINHSCSPNLYAQNVMYDHGDRRVPHVMFFASESIAPLEELTYHYNYQIDHVYDKNGNLKRKDCRCGSRKCEGRMY; this is translated from the exons ATGCAG ATATTTGTGTTAGCGGAAACAAGTCCGTCAAAGATGCTAGGGAAGAGAGTATATCAGAGCGTTGATACTAGATCTCCCTCCACATTTAAGCACCTAAAAGTTGATACTACCCGGACTTTTCCTGAAAATTGTGGTCCATTTGTTCGTCAAACGAGCGGAAGCAGAATTCCCATCTACCCGGAATTCCCATCCACTACCAAGCGTGTAAAAGTTGATTCTATGAGGAATTTTCCTGAGAAATGTGGTCCTTGTGTTCCTCAAAAGAAGATTGGAAGTGGTACTCAATGCTCCGTTGATGCTGAGATCAAAAGTTGTTCTGAAGTTGCTATGAATGTGATTGAGTCAGCTGAGCCCATAAGTGTTTTTGTGCCTACTGAATGGGAAGCGGAGGCAAAAGATATGCAAATTGATTTTCCACCAATTCTTGGGCAGGCTAAAAAGAATGATTTTGTTGCAACTGGTGTGCCTCCAGAAGAGGTTGGTAATTCAAGTCATGTGAAAACCTCATGTCAACCTACTAAtggaaatcaaaaaaagaatcttATGCAGGATGAATCTACTCAACAACATAGACGTGATTGGTCTATTAAAGTTGGGCCTATTGAAAATGGACCAGAATTGCCTGCTATTGTTGCACCGGAAAATCTAATTGGAAGTCAAACTGAACCTAGTAAGGAAACAAGCAGGAGTGATCATCACGAAAAATTTTCTGATGATGAATCCAGGAGTGCTGTAGATGATGATGAAATCTGCATCTTATCCCCCTTCGAGTGGAACTCACTAAATTTAAGTCTCAAGTTCCGAAGTGCCGGTAAGAAAGATGGCAAGGGTGAGATAATGCAGGCAAAAGCAAGTAGGTGTCTAGAATCCCTTGGCAAGTGCATGATTAATACTGAAGATGCAGTCGATTTCGAGCCAGATTGGGATCAATGTGAATCTATAGTCATGAAGAAGCCAATACGTACCGGAGTTTCTCAAGAAGATTCAAGGAATTCTGCTGTTATGTGTGGTGTTTCTAATCATGGATTTTTAACTGAATATGAACATACTCAGAAAGTGAAAGAAGTTAGAGAGACTCTGAAACTTTTTGATGACCTATATACTAAACTTTTGCGAGAAAATAAAGCAGAGAAACATGAAGGACAATCTAAAAGATGTCTCCATATAGAGGCAGCAATGAGtttgaaaaatcagaaaaagtGGGTAAATTGTGAGTGGACCTTTGGACATGTTCCTGGAGTTAAAATTGGGGATCAATTCCGGTTTAGGGCAGAACTTGTTATGATCGGACTACATCACCAATTTATTAAGGGTATCGATTATGCGAATATTAACGGAAAAGATGTTGCAACTAGCATTGTTGATTCTGGTCGATACGAGAACGAGGCCCTATCTTCTCAAACATTCATTTATGTAGGTCAAGGTGGGAATCCAAAAGTTTATGTTAATGCAAGAATGGAAGATCAGAAGCTTGAAAGGGGTAATCTTGCCTTGAAGAATTCCATGGAGTTGGGAAATCCAGTGAGGGTTATTTGTGGCCGAAAAAGAATGAATGGTAAAAAGAGTGATATAAGATACATTTACGATGGGCTCTACACTGTGACTAAGTGTTGGCAAGAAAAAGGTCCAACTCGAAAGTACGTTTTCAAGTTTGAACTGAAAAGAAATCTTGACCAACCAAAACTTACTCGTGAGCTAGTATCACGGCCCGCAAATTTAGGCAAGGTAAATCATTTTCGTGCAAATGTTAACAAGGCAAGAAAATCAGTTACGGAGGTTATGCAGTCGGAGTTTGTTGTGGACTATGATGTCTCGCAAGGAAAGGAGAAGTTACCGATCCCTGCTGTCAATGCAATGGATGATGAGAAACCCCCACCATTCACTTACATTACCAGCATGCAGTATCCAGATTGGTTTTATATCTCTAGGCCTCAAGGTTGCAGTTGCACAAGTGGATGCTCGGATTCTAAGCAGTGTTGTTGTACTTCTAGGAATGGGGGTGAGATTCCATTCAACAAAAGAGGCTCTGTTATTAGAGCAAAGCCTCTTGTTCATGAGTGTGGTCCATCTTGCAAATGTCCTCCCTCTTGCAAAAATAGAGTTAGCCAACATGGTCCTCGGTACCATTTGGAGGTTTTCAAGACCGAATCAAGAGGATGGGGTTTGAGGTCACGAGATAACGTCTCATCCGGAAGTTTTATATGTGAATATGTTGGGGAGTTGCTTGATGAAAAGGAAGCCGAAATTAGAACAGATCATGATGAGTACTTGTTTGATGTCGGCAACTATGATGAAGAATTTCCCAAAAGGAATGCTGTGCGTAATAAGAAATTCAAAGTTGAGTCAAATTCTGTTAAGAGGAAGGATGAAGATGGATTTACCCTTGATGCGGCAAAATATGGGAATGTTGGAAGATTTATCAACCATAGCTGCTCACCGAACCTTTATGCTCAAAATGTCATGTACGACCATGGTGATAGGAGAGTACCTCACGTAATGTTTTTCGCTTCCGAGAGTATTGCTCCATTAGAGGAGCTTACTTATCACTACAACTACCAGATTGACCATGTTTATGATAAAAATGGAAATCTGAAGAGAAAGGATTGCAGATGTGGCTCTCGTAAGTGTGAGGGGAGAATGTACTAA
- the LOC132052573 gene encoding histone-lysine N-methyltransferase, H3 lysine-9 specific SUVH5-like isoform X3: protein MLGKRVYQSVDTRSPSTFKHLKVDTTRTFPENCGPFVRQTSGSRIPIYPEFPSTTKRVKVDSMRNFPEKCGPCVPQKKIGSGTQCSVDAEIKSCSEVAMNVIESAEPISVFVPTEWEAEAKDMQIDFPPILGQAKKNDFVATGVPPEEVGNSSHVKTSCQPTNGNQKKNLMQDESTQQHRRDWSIKVGPIENGPELPAIVAPENLIGSQTEPSKETSRSDHHEKFSDDESRSAVDDDEICILSPFEWNSLNLSLKFRSAGKKDGKGEIMQAKASRCLESLGKCMINTEDAVDFEPDWDQCESIVMKKPIRTGVSQEDSRNSAVMCGVSNHGFLTEYEHTQKVKEVRETLKLFDDLYTKLLRENKAEKHEGQSKRCLHIEAAMSLKNQKKWVNCEWTFGHVPGVKIGDQFRFRAELVMIGLHHQFIKGIDYANINGKDVATSIVDSGRYENEALSSQTFIYVGQGGNPKVYVNARMEDQKLERGNLALKNSMELGNPVRVICGRKRMNGKKSDIRYIYDGLYTVTKCWQEKGPTRKYVFKFELKRNLDQPKLTRELVSRPANLGKVNHFRANVNKARKSVTEVMQSEFVVDYDVSQGKEKLPIPAVNAMDDEKPPPFTYITSMQYPDWFYISRPQGCSCTSGCSDSKQCCCTSRNGGEIPFNKRGSVIRAKPLVHECGPSCKCPPSCKNRVSQHGPRYHLEVFKTESRGWGLRSRDNVSSGSFICEYVGELLDEKEAEIRTDHDEYLFDVGNYDEEFPKRNAVRNKKFKVESNSVKRKDEDGFTLDAAKYGNVGRFINHSCSPNLYAQNVMYDHGDRRVPHVMFFASESIAPLEELTYHYNYQIDHVYDKNGNLKRKDCRCGSRKCEGRMY, encoded by the coding sequence ATGCTAGGGAAGAGAGTATATCAGAGCGTTGATACTAGATCTCCCTCCACATTTAAGCACCTAAAAGTTGATACTACCCGGACTTTTCCTGAAAATTGTGGTCCATTTGTTCGTCAAACGAGCGGAAGCAGAATTCCCATCTACCCGGAATTCCCATCCACTACCAAGCGTGTAAAAGTTGATTCTATGAGGAATTTTCCTGAGAAATGTGGTCCTTGTGTTCCTCAAAAGAAGATTGGAAGTGGTACTCAATGCTCCGTTGATGCTGAGATCAAAAGTTGTTCTGAAGTTGCTATGAATGTGATTGAGTCAGCTGAGCCCATAAGTGTTTTTGTGCCTACTGAATGGGAAGCGGAGGCAAAAGATATGCAAATTGATTTTCCACCAATTCTTGGGCAGGCTAAAAAGAATGATTTTGTTGCAACTGGTGTGCCTCCAGAAGAGGTTGGTAATTCAAGTCATGTGAAAACCTCATGTCAACCTACTAAtggaaatcaaaaaaagaatcttATGCAGGATGAATCTACTCAACAACATAGACGTGATTGGTCTATTAAAGTTGGGCCTATTGAAAATGGACCAGAATTGCCTGCTATTGTTGCACCGGAAAATCTAATTGGAAGTCAAACTGAACCTAGTAAGGAAACAAGCAGGAGTGATCATCACGAAAAATTTTCTGATGATGAATCCAGGAGTGCTGTAGATGATGATGAAATCTGCATCTTATCCCCCTTCGAGTGGAACTCACTAAATTTAAGTCTCAAGTTCCGAAGTGCCGGTAAGAAAGATGGCAAGGGTGAGATAATGCAGGCAAAAGCAAGTAGGTGTCTAGAATCCCTTGGCAAGTGCATGATTAATACTGAAGATGCAGTCGATTTCGAGCCAGATTGGGATCAATGTGAATCTATAGTCATGAAGAAGCCAATACGTACCGGAGTTTCTCAAGAAGATTCAAGGAATTCTGCTGTTATGTGTGGTGTTTCTAATCATGGATTTTTAACTGAATATGAACATACTCAGAAAGTGAAAGAAGTTAGAGAGACTCTGAAACTTTTTGATGACCTATATACTAAACTTTTGCGAGAAAATAAAGCAGAGAAACATGAAGGACAATCTAAAAGATGTCTCCATATAGAGGCAGCAATGAGtttgaaaaatcagaaaaagtGGGTAAATTGTGAGTGGACCTTTGGACATGTTCCTGGAGTTAAAATTGGGGATCAATTCCGGTTTAGGGCAGAACTTGTTATGATCGGACTACATCACCAATTTATTAAGGGTATCGATTATGCGAATATTAACGGAAAAGATGTTGCAACTAGCATTGTTGATTCTGGTCGATACGAGAACGAGGCCCTATCTTCTCAAACATTCATTTATGTAGGTCAAGGTGGGAATCCAAAAGTTTATGTTAATGCAAGAATGGAAGATCAGAAGCTTGAAAGGGGTAATCTTGCCTTGAAGAATTCCATGGAGTTGGGAAATCCAGTGAGGGTTATTTGTGGCCGAAAAAGAATGAATGGTAAAAAGAGTGATATAAGATACATTTACGATGGGCTCTACACTGTGACTAAGTGTTGGCAAGAAAAAGGTCCAACTCGAAAGTACGTTTTCAAGTTTGAACTGAAAAGAAATCTTGACCAACCAAAACTTACTCGTGAGCTAGTATCACGGCCCGCAAATTTAGGCAAGGTAAATCATTTTCGTGCAAATGTTAACAAGGCAAGAAAATCAGTTACGGAGGTTATGCAGTCGGAGTTTGTTGTGGACTATGATGTCTCGCAAGGAAAGGAGAAGTTACCGATCCCTGCTGTCAATGCAATGGATGATGAGAAACCCCCACCATTCACTTACATTACCAGCATGCAGTATCCAGATTGGTTTTATATCTCTAGGCCTCAAGGTTGCAGTTGCACAAGTGGATGCTCGGATTCTAAGCAGTGTTGTTGTACTTCTAGGAATGGGGGTGAGATTCCATTCAACAAAAGAGGCTCTGTTATTAGAGCAAAGCCTCTTGTTCATGAGTGTGGTCCATCTTGCAAATGTCCTCCCTCTTGCAAAAATAGAGTTAGCCAACATGGTCCTCGGTACCATTTGGAGGTTTTCAAGACCGAATCAAGAGGATGGGGTTTGAGGTCACGAGATAACGTCTCATCCGGAAGTTTTATATGTGAATATGTTGGGGAGTTGCTTGATGAAAAGGAAGCCGAAATTAGAACAGATCATGATGAGTACTTGTTTGATGTCGGCAACTATGATGAAGAATTTCCCAAAAGGAATGCTGTGCGTAATAAGAAATTCAAAGTTGAGTCAAATTCTGTTAAGAGGAAGGATGAAGATGGATTTACCCTTGATGCGGCAAAATATGGGAATGTTGGAAGATTTATCAACCATAGCTGCTCACCGAACCTTTATGCTCAAAATGTCATGTACGACCATGGTGATAGGAGAGTACCTCACGTAATGTTTTTCGCTTCCGAGAGTATTGCTCCATTAGAGGAGCTTACTTATCACTACAACTACCAGATTGACCATGTTTATGATAAAAATGGAAATCTGAAGAGAAAGGATTGCAGATGTGGCTCTCGTAAGTGTGAGGGGAGAATGTACTAA